The DNA window GATTCTCCTTACCGTGATCCATATTACTTGCGGAAGAGAGAAAATACCATCTTTATGGGGATAGGTTGTAATCTTCCGCAAAGTACCTGTTTCTGTACTTCCTTGGGAGGAAGTCCCTTCTCGGAGGATGGTCTTGACCTCCTATTCACGGACATAGGAGATCGTTTTGTGGTCAAAGGGATAACCGGAGAAGGCCAGAGATTGCTCGAAAAATACGAGCAATTCTTCGAGCGGGCAAAGAAATCGGACCTGGATAAGAAGCTCAATGTCGAGAAAGAGGCCATAAATAAGATTAAACCCAAAATCGCTTTAAAAGGAATAGAAAAGAGATTAGATGGAATGTTTGAGGATGCCTTCTGGGATAGGATATATCAAAAATGTCTTGGCTGTGCTGTATGTACTTATCTTTGCCCCACCTGCCACTGCTTTGATATCACCGATGAAACTATGGATGAGGGGGCCCAGCGCTTTTGCACTTGGGATTCCTGTCAATTCGCCTTGTTTACTTTACAAGCATCAGGCCATAATCCCAGAATGTCCGAGAAAGAAAGGGTGAGACAGAGGATAATGCACAAGTTCAATTATTTCGTGAAGAATTATGGGGAAATTGCCTGTGTTGGTTGTGGGAGATGCATCAAGAATTGCCCGGTCAACTTCGATATCCGACAAATACTCTTAGAACTGGTGAGAAAGTGATGGAGTGAGGGAGTGAGAAAATAAAACTCGAATCACTTCCTCACTTGAATCACTTGAATCACGCAATTTGAGGAAGGGATCAATGTGAACCCGTACCTTCCACATCTGGCAAAAATAAGTAAGATCATCGGGGAAACGGATGCCAACGATGTTAAGACTTTCGGGGTGGTCTTCGTGGATGAAGCCCTTCGACGAGACTTTACTTATAAACCCGGGCAGTTTGCGTTGCTCTCGGTTTTTGGAGTTGGAGAAGCTCCCATCTCCATAACATCGTCACCCACGCAGAAGGATTACTTGGAATTTAGCATCAAGCGAATGGGCACGGTAACCACCGCCCTGCATAATGCCACCGAGGGAATGATAATTGGGGTGAGGGGTCCTTATGGAAACTCCTTTCCCATCGAAGATATGGGGGGCAAAAACATCATTTTTATCGGTGGCGGAATCGGTCTCGCTCCCTTAAGATCCCTCATCAACTTCGTACTTTACGAAGAAAACAGGCGAAAATTCGAGGATATTATCATCATTTATGGAGCTCGAAGCCCCGGTGACCTGGTATTCAAATGGGAACTTGAAAAGTGGGGGAAAAGAAAGGATGTTGATTATTTCGTCACCGTCGATAAAGGCGATGGAAAGTGGCGTGGAAGGGTCGGTTTCGTCCCCGCCGTGTTAATGGAGGTTGCCCCACGTCCAAAAAACGCCGTGGCGGTGACATGTGGACCACCGATCATGATAAAATTCGTCGTCCAGAATCTTCAAGAGTTGGGATTTAAACCCGAGCAGATCGTGACCACCCTGGAGATGAGGATGAAGTGCGGGATTGGTAAATGTGGCAGGTGCAACATTGGAAGCAAATATGTTTGCAGAGATGGTCCCGTGTTTACCTACAAGGAACTTCAAGAGATGCCCAAGGAGTATTAGAAACTTTGGAGGTCCAAAATTCAAAGAATCAAAACGAATGAAATACGAGTAAAGATAAATCCTAAATCCCAATATCTAAATCCTAAATAAGCACGAATGACCAAAATCCAAATGGCCAAAACAGTTTTGAAAATTTGGACATTTGAGAATTTGGATTTGTTTAGAATTTGGGACTTAGGGCTTTGGATTTGAAAACTTACTTTCTTGAATCATGTCCAGGTTATATTAAAGCGCAAGGAGGTACGGAAATGGTGGAGATTGAAGGTTATCAGGTGGAGGAAGGGCTTTACTACACGAAGGATCATGTCTGGGCCAAGGTTGAAGGCGAAAACGTAAGGGTAGGAGCCGACGATTATGCGGGTAAGACAGCGGGGGAATTTACCTACGTGGACTTGCCCTTTGAGGGGGACGAGGTGGAGCAGGGAGAAACCCTTGCAAAGGTGCAATCCAGCAAGTGGGTGGGGAAGTTAGCGGCTCCCGTGAGCGGTGAGATTGTCGAGGTGAATGAGGACCTCGACCGCGATGCCTCCCTTTTAAATAAAGATCCCTATGGTAAGGGATGGATAGCTCTAATTAAGGCCACAAATCTGGAATCGGAATTAAGGAATTTGATCTCCGGAGATGCTGTGAAGGACTGGATGATGGCTGAAGCAGAGAAGGCAGAGAAAGAGGGCTACCGGGAAAAGGCGGAACAAGCCGAGTAAATTGAGGAGGTATCAGTGTCACTTTATGAGGCTCTCTGTCAAATTGTAGGGGAAGATAGCATCTCCAGGGACGAGCTCGATCTCCTTTGTTATTCTCATGATTTGGCACCTCTACCCCAGGAGCTTCTCAAAAGCTTTGGCATGCTGAATCCGGAAGTCGTAGTCAGACCCCGAAGCACCGAGGAAGTCTCCAGGGTCGTTGAGTACGCAAATAGGGAAAATCTTCCCATTACCCCCTGGGGGGCAGCGACTTGGTCGCTCGGTGGAGTCCTGCCCATCGAAGGGGGAATAGTCCTCGATCTCTCGGGTCTCAATGAAATTTACGAGTTTAGCCCCGGGAATGAATATGTACGAGTGGGCGCGGGACTCGTCTGGAAGAGATTGATGGATTTCTTGGGGACCAGAGGGTTTGAGGTGGGCGTGCATCCCACGAGTGCCCCCTCGGCTACGGTAGGCGGCTTCATCGCCACCGGGGGAGGTTCCGGGGTTGGTGTAACCCAATATGGCTCATTGGGGGACCAGTTGCTCTCCCTCAAAGTCGTTCTGGCTGACGGCCGGATCATCGATACCGATCCCTGGGATTCGTGGTTCTTCGTGGGAAGCGAAGGCACTCTCGGTATAATCTGCGAAGTCGTACTGAAGATATATCCAAAGGGTGAAATGAAGCACTTGATGTATGGATTCGATGCCCTGGATCATGGTGTGGGCTTCCTGCAGTTTTTAAACGGGATAAGACCCCATTTCTATTCCTTTTTGGATGAAGAATTCATAAGGTTTTTGAATCAAAAGGAGAAAGATCTGCCGGGAAAAGAGTTAACGGTGGCGGTAACCCTCTCCGGAACTCCGGAGGAAATAGCGGTATATGAAAAAAAGATCGATGAAGCCTGCCAGGGTGAAAAATATCTTGAGCCTCTTGCGGTCGAAGAATGGGAGGAGAGGTTCAAAATCGTCTTGAGCCTCAAAAGCTTGGGACCAACCTTCTTCTCCCAGGAGATACGAATCCCCATAAGATTCCTGGGAAAGGTTCTGGTTGAATTGAAGGAGCTCCTGAAGAACGAGAGGTATCTCATTGAGGGAGTTGGAGGCGATTTTGGCTCCATACACATCCTTCCCTTAATAATGACGGATGAGAGGAAGAAGAGTGAGTTTTTCAGGACATTCTCCCTCGCCTCTAGCATCGCCGAAATCGGATACAAATATCATGGTTCTATTTACGGGATTGGACTCTACAATACTTCTCATTTGCCCAGGATACATGGGCATTCTCTGAATGTTATGCGAGACATAAAGCACGCCTTTGATCCCAAGCGAATCCTCAACCCCTCCAAGACCACCCAAATGAGGATCCCGGCCTTTCTCTTTAACGCCGTTCCCAGGATGATGGGCTCAGCTCCAGGGCTCGTCTCAACCTTTCTTAAGGCGGTCAATCTCCTTCCCGGGAGATTGATCCGTGCGGGCTTAAGACTCATGGGAGGGAAATTGAGATGAGAGAGCATTTGGTCGAGGATGCCTACACCTGTGCCAGTTGTGGGTTCTGCCGCTTTGGCTGCCCCGTGTACAGGGAGATCGGCTTCGAAGGCGCCTCCGCTCGTGGCAGAATGTATCTCTTGAAGAGGGTTTTTGAGGGAAAATTGGGCTATACCGAAAGAGTAGTGGATTCATTTTATATGTGTGCTCAGTGCCAGAATTGTAAGCAACTTTGCCCAACGGGAATAGACTTTGGAGAAGACGTTGCCATTCTTAAGGAGATGTTCGTCCGGGAGGGCAAGCTACCTTCCTACCTCTTTCCATTGAGGGATAACGTAATTGAAAAGGGTAACCCCTTTGGGAAGGATGCAGAGGAAAGGGGGGAGTGGTTGCCGGGTAAATATCAGACCCCTGAACCCAGCGAATATCTTTATTTCGCGGGTTGCTCCGCTTCTTATGCATCCACGAGGATCGCCAAGTCCATCGTTAAAATTTTGGACCAAATCGAATTCGATTTCACCGTTCTGGGCAAGGAGGAGTCCTGTTGTGGCAGCCCGCTGGAGCGGATGGGGGAGATCACAAAGGCTGGGGAGCTGATGGAGAAGAATATGGAGAAGTTCAAGGAATTGGGGGTCGAAACGGTTATCGTCTCCTGTGCCGGGTGTTTAAAGACCTTCACACACTCCTATCCCAAGGACTTCAAAGTACTCCACGTCACCCAATTATTCGATCAGTTGATGAGGGAAGGACGACTTGAGTTCCAAAAGGAGCTCGATAAAAAGGTCGTTTACTTCGATGGATGCGATATCGGTAGACATTGTGGCATCTACGAAGAGCCAAGGAATATCCTCCGCTCCATCCCCGGCGTTAAGCTCATTGAATACGAATATTCCCGCGAGGATGCGCTTTGCTGTGGTGGACCTTTAGCCTCGAGCCAACCGGACCTGGCGCATAAGATCGCCTCCAGTCGGGTAAGAGAAGCTAAGGAACTTGGAGCGGAGATCATCGCCACCGCTTGCCCGACGTGCATGGTTAATCTCAAGGAGGGAGCAAAACTGATCCAGATTGAGATGGAGATCCAGGATATCCCCATGCTTCTTCCCAAATTTTTAAAGAAGGGATAGATATGAGCCAAAAGATGGTGGAGTTCGTGGAGACCGACATCATCAAAATAAATGGGGAAGCGAGTCTCAAGGACATCTATCGGGAAATCGATGGCTATGAACTCTTCGTGGAACCATTGAGCGCCGAGCAGCCGATAGGTGATTTCATCTTGGAGGGCGGGTTGGGCTTCAATTCCTTTAAGGAGGGGAGCTTTGGCTCGAAACTCTTCGGTATCAAGGTTTCATCCCCGGCCAAAAGTTTTGAATATGGGACGGATTATATGACCCTTTATAATGTGGGCTTTCCCCTTCACAGGATCATGGAGGGGTCTCCTCATCCCGTCTACGACCGGGAATTCGGCAAAATCATTCAAGTTACCGTGCCCATTCGCTTGAGAGAAGAGATTGAAGCCCGTTACATCGCCAAGGATGTTGAAGAAATCTTCCCTCCAAAGACGGCGACAAATCTCCTTTTTCTCAATGATTTTGGTGCGAGGTTGATCGGGCTCGACAGCCCCGGTTGGGTAGCCACTTATCCCAAAGATTTTCCGGGTGAGGGGAAGTTGAAGAACGAAATTTGGGAGAAGAGATTTCTCTTGGATCGATTACCGAAGAACCATGGGCTTTTGAATGCATTCAGCCTTCGCAGCGGTTTGGGGGCGATCTTCAGATCCTTTAAGGGCGTGGAGGGTCTCTTTCTCGCTTTGGTTACCAAGAAGGGTGTGTTGATAAAGATGTCGGGAGAGGAGGCAAGGCTCAAAGATATTGAGGGCAAGATCTCCAAAGTTTCGATGCGAACGCTCATCTGGCTATAATTCTTTGTTTTACGAATGTGTACGAGCAGCCCCTTTCAAGTGTTACCTGTAAAAAATTAACGGGAGGGTTTAACCTGAACAAATGGCGAGTGCTGGACACAGGAATACGTACAGCGGCTGAAAATATGGCACTGGATGCGGCGATACTGGAGGCTAAAGCCAAGGACCTCATCCCCAACACCTTGCGCTTTTTGCGGTTTTCCCCTCCTGCCGTTTTGGTTGGCTATCATCAGAGCATAGAGCAGGAGGTTAGAGTCGATTTCTGTCGCCAAAATGGCATCGACATAAATAGACGAATAACTGGTGGGGGAGCGATATTCTTCGATCCTTCTCAGCTGGGGTGGGAGCTCATCGGATCCAAAGAGAGTCTAAATTTCTCGGTTGCCTCGGAGACATTTTTTAGGAAGGTATGTTCAGCCGTTACTTGTGCCTTAAGAAAATTGGGTCTTGAAGCCTCTTTCCGCCC is part of the Actinomycetota bacterium genome and encodes:
- the gcvH gene encoding glycine cleavage system protein GcvH, coding for MVEIEGYQVEEGLYYTKDHVWAKVEGENVRVGADDYAGKTAGEFTYVDLPFEGDEVEQGETLAKVQSSKWVGKLAAPVSGEIVEVNEDLDRDASLLNKDPYGKGWIALIKATNLESELRNLISGDAVKDWMMAEAEKAEKEGYREKAEQAE
- a CDS encoding FAD/NAD(P)-binding protein; its protein translation is MNPYLPHLAKISKIIGETDANDVKTFGVVFVDEALRRDFTYKPGQFALLSVFGVGEAPISITSSPTQKDYLEFSIKRMGTVTTALHNATEGMIIGVRGPYGNSFPIEDMGGKNIIFIGGGIGLAPLRSLINFVLYEENRRKFEDIIIIYGARSPGDLVFKWELEKWGKRKDVDYFVTVDKGDGKWRGRVGFVPAVLMEVAPRPKNAVAVTCGPPIMIKFVVQNLQELGFKPEQIVTTLEMRMKCGIGKCGRCNIGSKYVCRDGPVFTYKELQEMPKEY
- a CDS encoding FAD-binding oxidoreductase → MSLYEALCQIVGEDSISRDELDLLCYSHDLAPLPQELLKSFGMLNPEVVVRPRSTEEVSRVVEYANRENLPITPWGAATWSLGGVLPIEGGIVLDLSGLNEIYEFSPGNEYVRVGAGLVWKRLMDFLGTRGFEVGVHPTSAPSATVGGFIATGGGSGVGVTQYGSLGDQLLSLKVVLADGRIIDTDPWDSWFFVGSEGTLGIICEVVLKIYPKGEMKHLMYGFDALDHGVGFLQFLNGIRPHFYSFLDEEFIRFLNQKEKDLPGKELTVAVTLSGTPEEIAVYEKKIDEACQGEKYLEPLAVEEWEERFKIVLSLKSLGPTFFSQEIRIPIRFLGKVLVELKELLKNERYLIEGVGGDFGSIHILPLIMTDERKKSEFFRTFSLASSIAEIGYKYHGSIYGIGLYNTSHLPRIHGHSLNVMRDIKHAFDPKRILNPSKTTQMRIPAFLFNAVPRMMGSAPGLVSTFLKAVNLLPGRLIRAGLRLMGGKLR
- a CDS encoding 4Fe-4S dicluster domain-containing protein, which produces VERDQDLLFDAIQSGGEMTLGRSNFKIPPKEIFFPRSEKILEYVQDEEVRVREVLPPEEKKILFGVRPCDAKAILLLDKVFDSPYRDPYYLRKRENTIFMGIGCNLPQSTCFCTSLGGSPFSEDGLDLLFTDIGDRFVVKGITGEGQRLLEKYEQFFERAKKSDLDKKLNVEKEAINKIKPKIALKGIEKRLDGMFEDAFWDRIYQKCLGCAVCTYLCPTCHCFDITDETMDEGAQRFCTWDSCQFALFTLQASGHNPRMSEKERVRQRIMHKFNYFVKNYGEIACVGCGRCIKNCPVNFDIRQILLELVRK
- a CDS encoding (Fe-S)-binding protein produces the protein MREHLVEDAYTCASCGFCRFGCPVYREIGFEGASARGRMYLLKRVFEGKLGYTERVVDSFYMCAQCQNCKQLCPTGIDFGEDVAILKEMFVREGKLPSYLFPLRDNVIEKGNPFGKDAEERGEWLPGKYQTPEPSEYLYFAGCSASYASTRIAKSIVKILDQIEFDFTVLGKEESCCGSPLERMGEITKAGELMEKNMEKFKELGVETVIVSCAGCLKTFTHSYPKDFKVLHVTQLFDQLMREGRLEFQKELDKKVVYFDGCDIGRHCGIYEEPRNILRSIPGVKLIEYEYSREDALCCGGPLASSQPDLAHKIASSRVREAKELGAEIIATACPTCMVNLKEGAKLIQIEMEIQDIPMLLPKFLKKG